The window GCCGCCTTCGCCGCCGCCACCGCGTCCGCCACGTCCTCAGGGGTCCCCCGCTGGAAGATCCCCAGCAGCCAGTCGGTGTTGATCGGGGAGCGATCCTCAAAGGTGCGCTCGGCGTAGCGGGGCTGCCCGCCGATGACCATGGGGACGGTCCCGCCCAGGCTCTCCCGGACCTTCCCCAGGGCGACCTCGTAGCGGATGTGAAGCTCCTCGCTGGGGACGGCGAGGGTGGCATAGGTGATCTTGAAGGGCTGGGCCGGGGCCTCCGCCGCCGGGGCCCCCCGGCGGCGTGGGGAGACCGCGCGCGCGGGCGCCTTCCGGGTCGTTTTACGGGCCGCCTTCTTCAGCGCCGCCTTCCGCGTCGTCTTACGTGTGGGCTTCTTCGCAGGCATTCTGACCTCCTGAGCCAGTGTTCTGCGCTTGCAAGACCACCTTCCTCAATCGAAGAAATAGGGGATCCGCAGGCCCCCGGTCAGGGTCTCCCGTTTGAGGGGGAGGATGAGACCGTGGAGGGCTTCCTCGGGGACCTTCACGCGCTTCCCTTCCAGCGTTCGGAGGCCTTCGGGGCGGAGCAAAGGATCCTCTACGCCCGGAGGCGTCTGCACCTCCTCCAGGGCCATCAGGCGACAAAGAACCCGCCGCATCGCCGGATCCTCCCCCTCTACGGCCGCCCGGAACCGGGCGACCACCTGAGGGCCCTGAACCGAGCGCCACGCGAATCGGATCTCGACTTCCTTCCCGGAGGACTCCATCGATCGCTTCGTCAATCCGCCCTGATGATCTAACTTGATTATAAACCAGACCGGAGACGGTGAAGTCCTCCCCGACCCTGGGGGATTGGGAGTTGGGTTGGGATCGGATAAACTAAATTCCAACCCGGATGGCTGCGGTGGGAGAGAGGCGCTGCGTCTAAGAGCACTCCACAGGGAAAGGGGCTTCGGATGCACCGGCAGGGATCCTTCCGAGGATGGTGGCGCTGGGCGGTGATGGGCGTGGTGTTGTTCGGGCTGGCGGCTTTCTTGGCGAGATGGCCGCGGCCGTCCTCCCTTCCCTCCCGGACGCGGACGCCGCTCCCTTCCCCCACCGTCCCGGCGACCCCATCGCCTACCCCCTCGCCGACGCCGACCCCCACGCCCCTTCCCGGGGAGTGGCTGGATCGAGGGCGCAGGGCCATGCGGGTGGGAGCGTTTGAGGAGGCTGCCGCCGCCTATGCGGCAGCGTTGCAGGGCGCTTTGCCTCCGGAGGCTGCCGGCGAAGCGTGGGTCGGATGGGGACGGGCCTTGCTGGCCGCCGAGCAGCCGGCGGAGGCCGCCCGGGTCCTCGCCCAGGCCCCCGTGGAGGAGCTGCCCCCCGAGTGGGCCCGCGGGGTCTGGACGCTCCGGGGAGACGCCCGGCGGGCGGCCGGGGATCCGGCCGGAGCCGCCGAGGCGTATGGCCACGCCCTCGGCATGGGCTCTCCCCTGACGGTGGAGCTCCGGATGCGCCGCGCCCTCGCCCTGCAGGAGGCGGGCCGGCTGGAGGCCGCCGCGGCGGAGCTGCGGGCCGCCCTGCCCGCGGCCCGGGACCCCAGCCAGGAGGCTGCCCTCCGGGAGCGGCTGGCGGAGACCCTGGAGGCCCTCCAGGCCTACCCGGCCGCCCTCGAGCAATATGAGGCCATCCTGGCTTTCGCCCAAAACCGCGCCTACCGCGCGTATATCGAATGGCGGGCGGCCCAGGTGCTTCTCACCGCCGGCCAGACCCCGGAGGGCTACGCCCGGCTCCAGCGGCTGATCCGGGAGGCTCCCGATACCCTTGCCGCCTACAACGCCCTGGTCCGCCTGGTGGAGGCAGGGATCCCGGTGCCGGATGATCTGCGGGGCCGGATCGACGCCGCCGCCGGGCAGTGTCTCCCGGCTGTCCAGGCCTTCGAGCGCTGGATCGCCGCCCACCCGGACCACGGGGACATCCACTACGAGGCCGCCCTCTGTTATCGGGACCTGGGGAACCTGCAGGCCGCCCACGCTCATCTCGACGCCCTGATCCGCGATCACCCGGAGGCCTCCCGCTGGGCGGAGGGATGGCTGGAGAAAGGGCGGCTGTGGATCCGAAGCGGGGCGGTGGAGTCCGCCGTGGCCCTCTGGCGACAGTTCCTCGCCCGTTTCCCGACCCATCCCTTCACCCCTCGTCTGCTCTATGAGGCCGCCCGCCTCCTGGAGCGGAACGGAGCGGAGGAAGCGGCGGAGGGGTTCTATCGTCTCCTCGCCGAGCGCTTCCCGGCGGATCCGCGCGCGCCGGAGGCCCGGCATCGGCAGGGGGTGCTGGCCTACGGCCGTGGGGATCTCGACGCGGCGGCCGCGGCATGGGAGGCGTTGCGAAGCCGGTATCCGGAGGCGCCGGAGGCCCTGGCCGCTCGCTTCTGGCTGGGGAAGGTGGCCCTGGCCCGCGGGGATCGCGCGCGGGCGGAGGCGGAGTGGCAGGCTGTCGTCGCCCAGGCCTCCGGGCGCTTCCTCGGGGAGCGGGCCCGCATGCTTCTGCAGGGCGAGGACCTCACCGACCTGCCCGAAACCCTGGAACTCCCGGATCCGGAGGCGGGCCGGGCGGAGGCCGAGGAATGGCTGCGGGCCCGCCTGGGGATCACCGGGACGCTTCCCCTCTCGCCGTCCGTGGGGCTGACGGATCCCCTCTGGCAGGCCGGCGCGGAGGCCTGGCGGGTGGGCTGGGTGGAGGAGGCGCGCGGGCTCTGGACCGCCTTGCGGCAGCGCGTGGAGGATCCCCTGGCGCTGTATGCCCTGGCCCTGGCCTTCCGGGAGCAGGGGGCAGACGCCCTGGCCGTCCAGGCAGCCGCCCAGCTGCTCGCCCGCCTCCGGGTGGATCCCCGGGAGGCGCCGCCCTTCCTGGCCCGGCTGGCCTATCCCGTGCCTTATCCGGATCGGGTTCTCGAGGAGGCGCAACGTCGCCATCTGCCGCCTCTCCTGCTGTATGCGGTGATGCGCCAGGAGAGCCTGTTCGATCCCTACGCGGTCTCCTCGGCCCGGGCCCGCGGGCTGATGCAGATCATCCCGCCCACGGCGCAGGCCATCGCCGAGGCGCTGGGCCAGCCGTATCGGGAGTCCTGGTTGCATCGTCCGGCGGTGAGCATCGCCTTCGGGGCCTATTATCTGGCCCAGCAACGGGATCGCTTTGGGGGGAACCTGTGGGTGGCCCTGGCCGCTTACAACGGGGGGCCGGGGAACGCAGCGCGCTGGTGGGCGACGGCGCGGGGGGATCCCGACCTGTTCTACGAGCGGATCACCCTGGAGGAGACCCGCCGATATCTGGAGCGGGTCGTCGAACACCTCGCCGTATATCGGGCCCTCTACGCCGGGCGCGCCAAATGAGTTCAGCCCGGAGAGGCCGGGCGGGTCCATAGAACCCAACCCGGGAAGGCCTCCGTCGGCCTGCACGCCGAATGAATTCGGCCTCCGGTGGCCTTCGGTCGACGGTCGGCCTGCGCCGACCAGAAAGACCCTCCTCGCGTCGGCGAAGGCCGATTTCAATCGGCACAGAGCCTTCGGCCGGCGGCCTGCACGCCGAATGAATTCGGCCTCCGGTGGCCTCCGGTCGACGGTCGGCCTGCGCCGACCAGAAAGACCCTCCTCGCGTCGGCGAAGGCCGATTTCAATCGGCACAGAGCCTTCGGCCGGCGGCCTGCACGCCGAATGAATTCGGCCTCCAGGGGCCTCCGGCCGACGGTCGACCTGCGCCAACCGAAAAAGCACGCTCCGCGTCGGCGAAGGCCGACGCCCGGCGCGCAGCGCCTTGGAAGGCCGATTTCAATCGGCACAAAAGCCTTCGGCCGACGGTCGGCCTGCGCCGACCGAAAAAGCACGCTCCGCGTCGGCGAAGGCCGACGCCCGGCGCGCAAGCGCCTTGAGGGGCCGATTTCAATCGGCGTGAGAGCCTTCGGCCGACGGTCGGCCTGCGCCGACCAGAAAGACTCTCCTCCGCATTCGCGCGTTCGGGCCTCCCTTTGCGGACCGTCGACGCCTCCGGGAAAACGCGTGGCGGGCCTCCGGAGGGGCCCGCCACGCCATCGACGGGGGGATGCGGGGGGAGCGGTCACTCCTCCTCTTCCTCCTCGACCTTCTTCCCGCGTCCGATGACCTCGACCTCGGGAGCTTCCGCGGGCAGCGGGACTTCCTCGATGGCCTCCGCCGCGGGCGCGGTCACCAGCGCGATCAGCTCGTCCGGATCGCTCACGATGGTGACCCCCGGCGGCGCCTGAAGATCCCGCACGTAGATCGCCGCATCCACCCGATCCAGGACGCTCAGATCCACGGTGATGGCCTCGATGAGGTCCTTGGGAAGACATTCGATCTCCACGTGGGTCAGGCCGTGCACCAGGACGCCCTCGCCCCGCTCCACCGCCGGGGAGGCGCCCTTGAAGATCACCGGGACCTCCACCCGGATCTTCTCCGTCATCTCGATGGCCTGGAAATCGACGTGGAGGATCTCCCGGCGGATGGGCTCGCGCTGCACCTCGCGGATCAGCGCCAGGTGAGTCTCGCCGTCCACCTGGAGGGTGATCAGCCGGGCGCCGCCCCGGGCCTGGGAGAGAACCCGTTGCAGCTCCCGGCCCTCGACCTGGATGGGGAGGGGCGAGATGTGGCGCCCGTAAAGCACTGCCGGGATCCATCCCTGGCGGCGGAGGGCTTTCACGGCTTTCCCGATCACGTTTCGAGGTTTCGCGTTCAGCACCAGCTCGGCCATCGCCTCTCACCTCAAAGAAGGATTGGAAAAACCTGCGGATCCTGGGGGCCGTCCTCATCCCCCAGACCTGGATTTCATCGCACGGACCCGGCGGCTCAGGGTCCAGCCCAGGAGCGTGCCCAGGAGGAGGCCGAGGAGCAGGCCGATCCATGAGGCCTGCGGGCCGGCGGGCGTTCCCTCCACGGAGCGGGCGAGGATCAACCCGGCCCGCCCGCCGTGCATCCGGAGGTTGCGGGCGAGCACCAGGCCGGCCCAGCTCTCGTGGAGCTCCGCCTCCCGGGAGGAGGCCAGCCCGACCGCGCTTTCCCGAAATTCCATGCGCACGCCCCGCGCTGTTCCGAAGGCCGCGCGCTGGGCGTGGACCTGGTTGGCCGCAAGGTGGGAGATGGCCGCCTCCTGGCACGTGGCCGTGTTAGCGATCAGGGATCCCACCTGGGCTCTGGAGAGCGCGATCGACTCCGCGCTCAGGGCTTCCGGCCTTCGAGGTTCGGCCTCCGACATCCTCGGACCTCAGGTTTAGATCCGATGGGACCTCCCGCGCCGCAGGGGAGCGCCCTCGGGCCGACAGGACAGGCCGCCGTCGGGGGGCGAGCGCACATCACCCCACCGCCCCCACCTCCTTGCCGAAGGGATTGTATAGGGCCCGGGCAGGGGCGTCAAGCCAGAGCCCCTATCTTGACAGATCCCAGCGACCTGATTATGATTAAGGCCAAATCCTGGGATGAGGATCCGCATGACGGTGGCTTTCATCCGCTTCCCACGCATCCGTCGTCTGGAGACCCTGCCGGGCATCGGGTCCGGTGCGGGGAGGCGGGTGATTGGCCCTTGATCGAATCCTCCCAAGGATCGCGCAAACCCCCCGGACTCGATGTCCGGGGGGTTTTTGTTTTCCCGAACGCTCTGGATCCGGAGGCGCAGGGATGTGGCGTGTGGGAATCTACGGGGTGACCGGCTACGCCGGGTTCGAGGTCTTCCGCCTGCTGCGGCGACACCCGGCGGTGGAGATCGTCTTCGCCGCCTCGGAGAGCGGCGCCGGCAACGTCCTCTCCCAGCTCTTCCCCACTACGGAGGACTTCCCGGTGGTGGGCTTCGCGGAAGCCCCCCTGGATCAGGTGGACGCGGTGTTCCTGGCGTTGCCCCACGGGATCTCCGCTTCGGTGGCCCGCCAGGCCCACGCCGCCGGCGTGCGCGTCATCGACCTCTCCGCCGACTTCCGCCTGAAGGACCCTGCGACCTATGCCCGATGGTATCGGGAAGAGCATCCCGTCCCCGAGCTGTTGCCTGAGGCGGTCTACGGCCTGACGGAATGGAACCGGGCGGCCATCCGGGAGGCGACGCTGATCGCCAACCCCGGCTGCTACCCCACCGCCACCCTCCTGGCCCTGCTCCCCCTGGCCCAGGCCGGGGCCGTGGGGCCCGGCCCCATCGTGGTGGACGCGAAGTCCGGGGTCTCCGGGGCTGGCCGCAAGCCCTCCCTCACCACCCACTTCGTGGAGGTGGATGAGAACCTCAGCCCCTACAGCATCGGCCGGGCTCACCGCCATCTGCCGGAGATGGAACAGATGCTGCAGGCCGTTCACGGCGGCCTCGGCCCCCTGGTGTTCTCCCCCCAGCTGCTCCCGGTGGCCCGGGGCATCCTGGCCACGATCTACGTCCCCCTCGCCCCCGGCTGGACCGAGGCGATGGTCCACGAGCTGCTGACCGAGGTGTATGGGCGCGAGCCCTTCGTGAAGGTGTTGCCTCGCGGGACGCTGGCGACGCTCCGCCACAGCGTGGGGACGAACTTCTGCGTGCTCTCGGTGACCGGCGTGCCGGAGGCCGGCATGGTCATCGTGACGTCTTCCATCGACAACCTGATCAAGGGCGCCGCCGGACAGGCGGTCCAGAACTTCAACGTGATGTTCGGGATCGAGGAGACGGCGGGCCTTCTGTGAGCGCGCGGCGGTGAGGAGGGGAGAGACGATGCGAGTGATCAAGATCGGCGGCCACGAGCTGGACCAGCCCTCTTTCCTGGAGGGCCTGATCGCCGCCCTGCGCCGGATGCGACCGCTGCCCCTCCTGGTCCACGGCGGGGGGAAGGCGGTGAGCGCCTGGCAGCAACGGGTGGGGCTCACCCCGCGCTACATCGGCGGGCTGCGGGTGACTGACGACGAGACCCGGGAGCTGGCGGTGATGACCCTGGCGGGGCTGACCAACAAGTCCCTGGTGGCGGCCCTGACCCAGGCCGGCCTCCCCGCCCTGGGCCTGTGCGGGGCCGACCTGGCCCTGGTGCGGGTGGAGCCCCTGCCGGAGCTGGGATGGGTGGGGAAACCGTCGGCGGTGGATGCGGAGCGCCTCCGGCATTGGCTGGCGGAGGGGCTGCTGCCGGTGATCGCCCCCATCGGCCTGGGGCCCGGCGGCCTCTACAACGTCAACGCCGACCAGATGGCGGCGGCCATCGCCGCGGCCCTCCCCGCCGAGGAGCTGGTCTTCCTGACCGACGTCCCGGGGGTGCAAGCGGAAGGGATGGTCCGGCCTTCCCTCCGCGCCCGGGAGGCGGAGGCGCTGATCGCCGCCGGCGTCATCCGCGACGGCATGATCCCCAAAGTGCGCTCGGCCCTGGAAGCCCTCGCCGCCGGCGTCCGACGGGTTCGCATCACGAACCTGAGCGGCCTGGAGGCCGGCGGCACCGAGATCCTCGCGGAGGCATAGCGATGGAGGCAGAGGCCCTGATCGCCCTGGCGGAACGGGTGCTGGCGCCCACCTACCGGCGCCCTCCCGTGCTCTTCACCCACGGCGAGGGGATGTATGTTTACGACGCGAACGGCCGGCGCTACCTGGACTTCGTGGCCGGCATCGCTGTCTGCGCCCTGGGCCACGCGGATCCCGGGGTGGCCCAGGTGGTCGCCGAGCAAGCCCGGCGGCTGGTCCACCTGAGCAACCTCTACCACACCGAGCCCCACCTGCGCCTGGCGGAGGCCCTGGTCGCCCACAGCTTCGCCGACCGCGTCTTCTTCTGCAACTCCGGCGCTGAGGCCGCCGAGGCGGCCCTGAAGTTCGCCCGCAAGTTCGCCCGGCTCCGCTTCGGCCCCCACAAGACCGGCTTCGTCGCCTTCACCCACAGCTTCCACGGCCGCACGATGGGCGCCCTCTCCGTGACCGAGAAGCCCGCTTACCGCGAGCCCTTCGCCCCCTTAATCCCCGGGGTGACCTTCGTCCCCTTCAACGACGTGGAGGCGGCCCGGGCCTCCATCACGGAGGCGACCTGCGCGGTGATCGTGGAGCCGATCCAGGGAGAGGGCGGGGTGAACGTGGCCACCCCGGAGTTCCTCCGGGCTCTGCGGGCGCGCTGCGATGAGGTCGGCGCGCTGCTCATCTTCGACGAGGTGCAGTGCGGCCTGGGACGCACGGGGACTTTGTGGGCCTACGAGGCATATGGGGTGGAGCCGGATTTGCTGACGGTCGCCAAGCCCCTGGCCAACGGGCTGCCCATCGGGGCCGTCCTGATGCGGGAGGCGGTGGCCACGGCCCTCCAGCCCGGGGATCACGGCAGCACCTTCGCCGGCGGACCCCTGGTGACGGCGGTGGCCCTCCACGTGTTCCGACGGCTGTGCGATCCCGCCTTCCTGGCCCACGTGCGGGAGGTGGGGGAATACCTGATGGCGCGCCTGCAGGCTCTGGCGCTCCCCGGCGTGAAGGAGATCCGGGGCCGGGGCCTGCTGGTGGGGATCGAGATCGAGGGGGACGCCCGGGCCGTGGTCGCCGCCGCCCTGGAGCGGGGCCTGCTGATCACCACCGCCGGCGACACGGTGGTGCGCCTGGTCCCCCCGCTGATCGTCGAGCGGGCCCACATCGACGAGGCCCTGGGGATCCTGGAGGAGGCCATGCGGGCGGCTCTTCCCTCCCGCCCTTCCTAACGCCTGAACCGGAGGCATCCGATGGTGCGGATCCGACCGGCCCGACCGGAGGACATCCCCGCCCTGTTCGCCCTGGTGGACGCTTACGCCCGGCGGGGATTGTTGCTGCCACGATCCGAAGAGGAGATCGTGGCCACCCTGTCGGATTGGATCGTGGCGGAGGCGGAGGGCCGGATGGTGGGATGCGGCTCCCTGGTCTGGATGAGCCCGACCCTGGTGGAGATCCGCTCCCTGGCCGTGGCCGAGGATTATCAAGGCAACGGCGCGGGGGGCGCCATCGTCCAGGCGTTGGTCCGGCGCGCCCGGGCGGCCGGGGCCCGGGTCGTGTTCGCCCTCACCCGGGCCGTCCCCTTCTTCGAGCGCCTGGGCTTCGCGGTGACGGAGCGGGAACGTTTCCCCGAGAAGGTCTGGCGGGACTGCGTGCGCTGCCCCCTGCGGGAGCGCTGCGACGAAGTGGCGGTGGTCTACGCCTTCCCGGAGGATGAGGCCGGAGCGGAAGGCCAACAGCGGAACCCTGGATCCCGGAACCCCACGTGAATTTCCGAGGAGGCTCCTATGGTTCGCAAGGTGGTGCTGGCGTATTCCGGCGGACTGGACACCTCCACCATCATCCCGTGGCTGCGGGAGACGTATGGGTGCGAGGTGATCGCCTTCTGCGCTGACATCGGCCAGGGGGAGGAGGAGTTGCGCGGGGTGGAGGAGCGGGCCTACGCCGGCGGGGCGTCCAAGGTGATCCTCCGCGACCTGCGCGAGGAGTTCCTGCGGGACTACGTGCTGCCCACGGTGCAGGCCGGCGCCGTCTATGAGGGCAAATACCTGCTGGGGACGGCGATGGCCCGCCCCCTGATCGCCAAACATCAGGTCCAGATCGCCCTGGAGGAGGGAGCGGACGCCGTGGCCCATGGAGCCACCGGCAAGGGCAACGACCAGGTCCGCTTCGAGCTGGCCTACCAGGCCCTGGCGCCCCATCTGCGGGTGATCGCCCCATGGCGGGAGTGGTCCATCACCTCCCGCCGCGAGGCCTATGAATACGCCCGCGCCCACGGGGTGCCCATCGAGTGGAGCACCAGCCGCTACAGCCGCGATCGGAACCTCTGGCACGTCTCCCACGAGGGCGGCCCCCTGGAGGACCCGGACTGGGAGCCCGAGGAGGACGTCTTCCTCTGGACCACGGATCCCACCCGCGCCCCGGAGACCCCTGAGACCATCACCCTGGCCTTCGAGCAGGGGGTCCCGGTGGCCCTCAACGGCCAGCCGATGGGCCTGGTGCCCCTGATGGAGGCCCTCAACGCCCTGGGGGCCAAGCACGGCATCGGACGGGTGGATCTGGTGGAGAACCGGCTGGTGGGGATGAAGTCCCGCGGCGTTTACGAGACACCGGGTGGCACCATCCTGGTGGAGGCCCTGCGGGCCCTGGAGACCCTGTGCCTGGACCGCGAGACCATGCACTTCAAGCAGGCCCTGGCCCTGCGCTACGCGGAGCTGGTCTACTACGGCTGGTGGTTCAGCCCTCTGCGCGAGGCTATGGACGCCTTCGTGAAGGTCGTGATGCGGAACGTGACCGGGGAAGTCCGCCTCAAACTGTATAAGGGGAACGTGTGGGTGGTGGGCCGGCGCTCGCCCTACAGCCTCTACCGGGAGGACATCGTCTCCTTCGATACCGTGGGGGCCTACGACCACAAGGACGCCGCCGGCTTCATCCGGCTGTTCGGGCTCCCGCTCAAAGTGCACGGCCTGGTCCGCCGCGGGCTGCGCGGGGCTCCCCGCGCTCCCGAAGAGCGGGATTGAGGCCCCCCACGGGCCGGGAGGCTGGCCCCACCGGTTTTCGGATCGGCACGAAGCCCGATCTTCGAACCCCTCAGTGTGGGGTCCGCGCCCTGCGGACCCCACACCCGCGAAATCCGGGTCGAGAAAGGAGCGAGGATGCGCCTCTGGGGGACCGCGGAGAACCTGCCGCTGGATCCGGCCTTCGAGCGGCTCAACGCTTCGCTGCCGTTCGACCGTCGCCTGTATCCCCAGGACATCCGGGGCTCCATCGCCTGGGCCCGGGCCCTGGCCCGGGCCGGGATCCTGAGCCCCGAGGAGCAGCAGGCCATCGAGGAGGGCTTGCAACGGGTTCGGGAGGAGCTGGACGCCGGCCTCTTCCTCTTCCGGCCCACCGATGAGGACATCCACACAGCGGTCGAACGGCGGCTCACGGAGCTCATCGGCCCGGCCGCCGGCAAGCTCCACACCGGGCGCAGCCGGAACGACCAGGTGGCGACGGACCTCCGGCTTTTCCTGATGGACGAGTGGCCGGAGCTGGAGGGCAGGCTGCGCGCGCTGGAGGAATCCCTGGTGCGGCAGGCGGAGGCGCACCCGGATCTCCTGATGCCGGGCTACACGCATCTGCAGCGGGCCCAGCCCATCCGCTACGCCCAGTGGTGCCTGGCCCACGCCTGGGCTTTCGAACGGGACCGGGAGCGGCTGCAGGAGGCCTTCCCCCGCCTGGCTACCCTCCCCCTGGGCAGCGGCGCCCTCGCCGGCACGCCCTTCCCCATCGACCGGGAGGCCCTGGCCCGGGAGCTGGGCTTCCGTCAGGTCTCCCCCAACAGCCTGGACGCGGTCTCCGATCGGGACTTCGTCGCCGAATTCCTCTTCATCGCTGCTATGATCGGGGTTCATCTCAGCCGCCTGGCCGAGGACCTCGTCCTGTTCGCCAGCGCGGAGTTCGGGTTCATCGAGCTGGATCCCGCCTACACCACCGGCTCCAGCCTGATGCCCCAGAAGCGCAACCCCGACGCCCTGGAGCTGGCCCGGGCGAAGGCCGGCCGGCTCATCGGGCATCTCACCGGTTTCCTCACGGTGCTCAAGGGCCTGCCCTCCGGCTATAACAAGGACCTCCAGGAGGACAAGGAGCCGGTCTTCGATGCGGTGGACACGCTGCGGGCGGTGCTGGCCGTGATGCCCGGCCTGATCGCGACCATGCGGCCGCGGCCGGAACGCATGCGCGCGGCCCTGGAGGAGGCCATGCTGGCCACGGAGCTCGCCGACTACCTGGTGCGCAAAGGCGTGCCCTTCCGGGAAGCCCATCGGGCGGTGAGCGCGCTGGTGCAGGAGGCCCTTCGGGAGGGGGAGGCCCTGAGCGCCCTTCCCCTGGAGCGGATGCGCCGGCATCACCCGGCTTTCGAAGCGGACGTCTTCGCCGCCCTGGACCCCGAGGCCGCGGTGGAGCGACGGGCCGCCGTGGGGGGGACGGCCCGGGCGGCCGTGGAAGCCCAAATTCGGGCCCTCCGGGCCCGCCTGGCCCCAGCCGACTTCCGGTAGGAGAGACTTACAGGTTTTCCACGTTCAAACGGCGCTCGGGGCAGGAGTTCCGGCCTCGTTACCGGTAATACCCCAGTCGAGCCCAAAGCCTATCCGGTAGGAGCGGCTTTAGCCGCGAATGATGGCTTGAACCCGGGATCTACGGAACCGGATAAGGGCGTTGGGGGATCGGTTCAGAATTAAGGGGTTCTGGGGATGAGCCCCAGGGCCGACCGGGGCTTCCGTCTGCGGATCCGCTCATGGCTCTCAAAAACCAAAAAGCCTCGGGTCTTCAGGATGTTCAAGGCGCAGCTGGCACGATAGGGGTCTCCTCCTCCCGCACTATAATTCCCTCCGAACCTGGCATACACGGGAGGGATGCCCATGCGCGTGGAAGTTCGGATCGGAGCCGTTCAGGAGGTGGAGGCGGATGCGGTGGTGGTGAACCTGTTCGAGGGCGTGACGACGCCGGGCGGGGCCACGGCGGCCGTGGATCGCGCCCTGGAGGGTCGGATCTCGCGGGTGCTCGCCGCCGGGGACTTTCGGGGCCGTCTGGGAGAGACCCTGGTCCTCTACACCGACGGGCGCATCCCCGCGCCCCGGGTGATCCTGGTCGGGCTGGGCCCGGAGGCTTCTTTTAACGCCGAAAAAGTCCGCCACGCGGCCGCCGCCGCGGCCCAGCGCGCCCGGGACCTGCGGGTGCGGACCCTGGCGACGGTGGTCCACGGAGCGGGCCGGGGCGGGCTCTCCCCGGAGGAAGCCGCCCAGGCCACCGTGGAGGGGGTCCTGCTGGGCCTTTACACTTACCAGCGAAAGAAGGAGAACGCCGGAGGATCAGGGCCGGAGACCCTTCTGCTGGTGGAGTTCGACGCCGCCAAGGAAGCGGCCATCGCCGCAGGCGCCCGCCGCGCCGAGACCCTCGCCCGCTTCGTGAACCGGGTGCGGGACTGGGTGAACGAGCCGGGCTCCGATATGACGCCTCGCCGGCTGGCCGAGGAGGTCCGCGGGCTGGCCGCCGAGGTCGGCGTGCGGGTCCAGGTCCTGGATGAGCACCAGATCACCGCCCTGGGGATGGGAGCCCTCACGGCGGTGGCCCGCGGCAGCGAGGAGCCTCCC is drawn from Thermoflexus hugenholtzii and contains these coding sequences:
- the argB gene encoding acetylglutamate kinase → MRVIKIGGHELDQPSFLEGLIAALRRMRPLPLLVHGGGKAVSAWQQRVGLTPRYIGGLRVTDDETRELAVMTLAGLTNKSLVAALTQAGLPALGLCGADLALVRVEPLPELGWVGKPSAVDAERLRHWLAEGLLPVIAPIGLGPGGLYNVNADQMAAAIAAALPAEELVFLTDVPGVQAEGMVRPSLRAREAEALIAAGVIRDGMIPKVRSALEALAAGVRRVRITNLSGLEAGGTEILAEA
- a CDS encoding aspartate aminotransferase family protein — protein: MEAEALIALAERVLAPTYRRPPVLFTHGEGMYVYDANGRRYLDFVAGIAVCALGHADPGVAQVVAEQARRLVHLSNLYHTEPHLRLAEALVAHSFADRVFFCNSGAEAAEAALKFARKFARLRFGPHKTGFVAFTHSFHGRTMGALSVTEKPAYREPFAPLIPGVTFVPFNDVEAARASITEATCAVIVEPIQGEGGVNVATPEFLRALRARCDEVGALLIFDEVQCGLGRTGTLWAYEAYGVEPDLLTVAKPLANGLPIGAVLMREAVATALQPGDHGSTFAGGPLVTAVALHVFRRLCDPAFLAHVREVGEYLMARLQALALPGVKEIRGRGLLVGIEIEGDARAVVAAALERGLLITTAGDTVVRLVPPLIVERAHIDEALGILEEAMRAALPSRPS
- a CDS encoding argininosuccinate synthase encodes the protein MVRKVVLAYSGGLDTSTIIPWLRETYGCEVIAFCADIGQGEEELRGVEERAYAGGASKVILRDLREEFLRDYVLPTVQAGAVYEGKYLLGTAMARPLIAKHQVQIALEEGADAVAHGATGKGNDQVRFELAYQALAPHLRVIAPWREWSITSRREAYEYARAHGVPIEWSTSRYSRDRNLWHVSHEGGPLEDPDWEPEEDVFLWTTDPTRAPETPETITLAFEQGVPVALNGQPMGLVPLMEALNALGAKHGIGRVDLVENRLVGMKSRGVYETPGGTILVEALRALETLCLDRETMHFKQALALRYAELVYYGWWFSPLREAMDAFVKVVMRNVTGEVRLKLYKGNVWVVGRRSPYSLYREDIVSFDTVGAYDHKDAAGFIRLFGLPLKVHGLVRRGLRGAPRAPEERD
- a CDS encoding N-acetyltransferase — protein: MVRIRPARPEDIPALFALVDAYARRGLLLPRSEEEIVATLSDWIVAEAEGRMVGCGSLVWMSPTLVEIRSLAVAEDYQGNGAGGAIVQALVRRARAAGARVVFALTRAVPFFERLGFAVTERERFPEKVWRDCVRCPLRERCDEVAVVYAFPEDEAGAEGQQRNPGSRNPT
- the argC gene encoding N-acetyl-gamma-glutamyl-phosphate reductase codes for the protein MWRVGIYGVTGYAGFEVFRLLRRHPAVEIVFAASESGAGNVLSQLFPTTEDFPVVGFAEAPLDQVDAVFLALPHGISASVARQAHAAGVRVIDLSADFRLKDPATYARWYREEHPVPELLPEAVYGLTEWNRAAIREATLIANPGCYPTATLLALLPLAQAGAVGPGPIVVDAKSGVSGAGRKPSLTTHFVEVDENLSPYSIGRAHRHLPEMEQMLQAVHGGLGPLVFSPQLLPVARGILATIYVPLAPGWTEAMVHELLTEVYGREPFVKVLPRGTLATLRHSVGTNFCVLSVTGVPEAGMVIVTSSIDNLIKGAAGQAVQNFNVMFGIEETAGLL
- a CDS encoding 50S ribosomal protein L25 encodes the protein MAELVLNAKPRNVIGKAVKALRRQGWIPAVLYGRHISPLPIQVEGRELQRVLSQARGGARLITLQVDGETHLALIREVQREPIRREILHVDFQAIEMTEKIRVEVPVIFKGASPAVERGEGVLVHGLTHVEIECLPKDLIEAITVDLSVLDRVDAAIYVRDLQAPPGVTIVSDPDELIALVTAPAAEAIEEVPLPAEAPEVEVIGRGKKVEEEEEE
- a CDS encoding tetratricopeptide repeat protein; this translates as MHRQGSFRGWWRWAVMGVVLFGLAAFLARWPRPSSLPSRTRTPLPSPTVPATPSPTPSPTPTPTPLPGEWLDRGRRAMRVGAFEEAAAAYAAALQGALPPEAAGEAWVGWGRALLAAEQPAEAARVLAQAPVEELPPEWARGVWTLRGDARRAAGDPAGAAEAYGHALGMGSPLTVELRMRRALALQEAGRLEAAAAELRAALPAARDPSQEAALRERLAETLEALQAYPAALEQYEAILAFAQNRAYRAYIEWRAAQVLLTAGQTPEGYARLQRLIREAPDTLAAYNALVRLVEAGIPVPDDLRGRIDAAAGQCLPAVQAFERWIAAHPDHGDIHYEAALCYRDLGNLQAAHAHLDALIRDHPEASRWAEGWLEKGRLWIRSGAVESAVALWRQFLARFPTHPFTPRLLYEAARLLERNGAEEAAEGFYRLLAERFPADPRAPEARHRQGVLAYGRGDLDAAAAAWEALRSRYPEAPEALAARFWLGKVALARGDRARAEAEWQAVVAQASGRFLGERARMLLQGEDLTDLPETLELPDPEAGRAEAEEWLRARLGITGTLPLSPSVGLTDPLWQAGAEAWRVGWVEEARGLWTALRQRVEDPLALYALALAFREQGADALAVQAAAQLLARLRVDPREAPPFLARLAYPVPYPDRVLEEAQRRHLPPLLLYAVMRQESLFDPYAVSSARARGLMQIIPPTAQAIAEALGQPYRESWLHRPAVSIAFGAYYLAQQRDRFGGNLWVALAAYNGGPGNAARWWATARGDPDLFYERITLEETRRYLERVVEHLAVYRALYAGRAK